Proteins encoded in a region of the Mycoplasma feriruminatoris genome:
- a CDS encoding alpha/beta fold hydrolase produces the protein MSIIYDYEFVFKNNNNDKENIIFCHGFNSKLTALSAFSNYWTKSNYYALQFPGSNLIKPIKNHQVSVEQFADLLIEFINKNNLKNVILIGKSLGAGVVSLAYLKNPLLFKKLILITPINQTQLDLEFWKNDYVFINSFDDYLTKFVPYIYYNYDHLLTNQNWINNARLKFNLNYYTNQYIVNLAKSLTDSNLHNKITKAYQSINIPTLVVLAKNDRIIDCNTSLEFFNKTIKNVKIKVINNASHMVYKDQSEQLNQIIDNFITNN, from the coding sequence ATGTCAATTATTTATGATTATGAGTTTGTTTTTAAAAATAATAACAATGACAAAGAAAATATAATTTTTTGTCACGGTTTTAATTCAAAACTAACTGCTTTATCTGCGTTTAGTAATTATTGAACAAAATCAAATTACTATGCGTTACAATTTCCAGGTTCTAATTTAATAAAACCTATTAAAAACCATCAAGTTAGTGTTGAACAATTTGCTGATTTATTAATTGAATTTATTAATAAAAATAATTTAAAAAATGTGATTTTAATTGGTAAATCACTTGGAGCTGGTGTAGTTAGTTTAGCTTATTTAAAAAACCCTTTGTTATTTAAAAAACTAATTTTAATTACTCCTATTAATCAAACTCAATTAGATTTAGAATTTTGGAAAAATGATTATGTGTTTATTAATTCATTTGATGATTATTTAACTAAATTTGTTCCATATATTTACTATAATTATGATCATTTATTAACAAATCAAAATTGAATAAATAATGCTAGATTAAAATTTAATTTAAATTATTATACTAATCAATATATAGTTAATTTAGCAAAAAGTTTAACTGATAGTAACTTACATAATAAAATAACAAAAGCATATCAATCAATTAATATTCCAACTTTAGTAGTTTTAGCTAAAAATGATCGAATTATAGATTGTAATACTTCTTTAGAATTTTTTAATAAAACTATTAAAAATGTAAAAATAAAAGTTATTAATAATGCTTCTCATATGGTTTATAAAGATCAATCTGAACAACTAAATCAAATAATTGATAATTTTATAACAAATAATTAG
- a CDS encoding MAG6410 family transglutaminase-related lipoprotein — protein MRKTKLISILTFLTTLTTSAVVVSCSTDDKTTILHKQTDINKLDLNTNLYDIKDTNPSTIIKTFLELNDQKLVNLHEDQLEVKMINNSNAVINVKDSNEFIGNTNIKFELKDNQTNSSSINWSTLTPTISVSEKTSLTPINNTSEKTTLIPTTSVSEKTSLTPINNINERTSSTPTTSNNERTIKPAVKPINTTETKKAKSNESELIPAFNLKPAKVNRPSEPSKPRRRREVREEKLVNVAEITTATNSVPWTPLTPATHTTPLTPLSPATTVSPSIAPISPVVQPAKEHIEEPIVDLAIKSDETFETIDIKSDSNIDDLYINQTLKAFNKINLSEQKAKELMLRNDVAANFYSHPRFELNKKEIVLDKHQNKRVELKLFDKNTQKEINNSEVKWYQRTRYPEDKVFGVNENDNGTTFNLLDNGVLEWKDTKESDGRTPDEKSAVIWASYKGYLYSTTVRVFSEHVSDMVNNEELAKQAAKDLVKEKGWNNLPPLERLIKAYEWMTKEVKYDHDLTSGPILKNQNAYSALVLRYTVCTGYAKGFKLILDELGIPCRFMEGSSDRESTISKHAWNLVQIDNEWYHVDTTSDRTKDQTNFNFFLNTNDDFVKKDTFDREFKNKGTRLRNFKFKNFVVTEEDALALIDNNWNPDTKQIGKLDVITNEHNFNTVYKAFEKRKLDSYIKTSRFTLVIGPNKQATYTFNPQTQENVTNVQVTKVEQYQDKHAIKIELSQKVDDLKKGNFNIKNALIKEVKQENNSYILTLDHFSSYNEVKVELESIKRKDYKFTLTSDNTVKFNIQRQTQPNAIIQVLSDDSIKITNNLSHLEYNFNNASWADVPANSIIPKSTIGKLYLRYKGSDSKLSSDIQTISISRSQIPTNHNIKSINKTLVGVNYTMQYRLKDSNTNWTNITANKVKNLGSGTYQVRIKPSKHSLASEIVEISVN, from the coding sequence ATGAGAAAAACTAAATTAATATCTATTCTAACTTTTTTAACTACCCTAACAACAAGTGCTGTTGTTGTTTCTTGTTCAACTGATGATAAAACAACTATTTTACACAAACAAACAGATATTAATAAATTAGATTTAAATACTAATTTATATGATATTAAAGATACTAATCCTTCAACTATTATTAAAACTTTTTTAGAATTAAATGATCAAAAATTAGTTAATTTACATGAAGATCAATTAGAAGTAAAAATGATTAATAATTCTAATGCAGTTATTAATGTTAAAGACTCAAATGAGTTTATTGGAAATACTAATATTAAATTTGAACTTAAAGATAATCAAACTAACTCAAGTTCTATAAACTGATCTACTTTAACTCCAACAATTAGTGTTAGTGAAAAAACTAGTTTAACTCCAATAAATAATACTAGTGAAAAAACTACTTTAATTCCAACAACTAGTGTTAGTGAAAAAACTAGTTTAACTCCAATAAATAATATTAATGAAAGAACTAGTTCAACTCCTACAACTAGCAATAATGAAAGAACTATTAAACCTGCTGTAAAACCGATTAATACAACAGAGACTAAAAAAGCTAAATCAAATGAATCTGAACTAATTCCTGCTTTTAATTTAAAACCAGCAAAAGTAAATAGACCTTCTGAACCATCAAAACCAAGAAGAAGACGTGAAGTAAGAGAAGAAAAACTAGTTAATGTAGCAGAAATAACTACTGCTACTAATAGTGTTCCATGGACTCCGCTAACTCCAGCTACTCATACAACTCCTTTAACTCCACTATCTCCAGCAACAACTGTTAGTCCATCAATAGCTCCAATAAGTCCAGTAGTACAACCTGCTAAAGAACATATTGAAGAACCTATAGTAGACCTAGCTATAAAAAGTGATGAAACTTTTGAAACTATTGATATAAAATCAGATTCAAATATTGATGATTTATATATCAATCAAACACTTAAAGCATTTAATAAAATTAATTTATCAGAACAAAAAGCTAAAGAATTAATGTTAAGAAATGATGTTGCTGCTAACTTCTATTCTCATCCTAGATTTGAACTAAACAAAAAAGAAATTGTTTTAGATAAACACCAAAATAAAAGAGTTGAATTAAAACTGTTTGATAAAAATACTCAAAAAGAAATTAATAATAGTGAAGTTAAGTGATACCAAAGAACTAGATATCCAGAAGATAAAGTATTTGGAGTAAATGAAAACGATAATGGAACTACTTTTAATCTTTTAGATAATGGTGTTTTAGAGTGAAAAGATACTAAAGAATCTGATGGAAGAACTCCTGATGAAAAGTCAGCTGTTATATGAGCAAGTTATAAAGGTTATTTATATTCAACTACTGTTAGAGTATTTTCAGAACATGTTAGTGATATGGTAAATAATGAAGAATTAGCAAAACAAGCAGCTAAAGATTTAGTTAAAGAAAAAGGATGAAATAATTTACCTCCTTTAGAAAGACTTATAAAAGCCTATGAGTGAATGACAAAAGAAGTTAAATATGATCACGATTTAACAAGTGGACCTATTTTAAAAAATCAAAATGCTTATTCAGCTCTAGTTTTAAGATATACAGTATGTACTGGTTATGCTAAAGGGTTTAAATTAATACTTGATGAACTAGGAATCCCATGTAGATTTATGGAAGGAAGCAGCGATAGAGAATCAACTATTTCAAAACATGCTTGAAACTTAGTTCAAATAGATAATGAATGATATCACGTTGATACAACTTCAGATAGAACAAAAGATCAAACTAACTTTAACTTCTTCTTAAACACAAATGATGATTTTGTTAAAAAGGATACTTTTGATCGTGAATTTAAAAATAAAGGAACTCGTTTAAGAAACTTTAAATTTAAAAATTTCGTTGTAACTGAAGAAGATGCATTAGCTTTAATTGATAATAATTGAAATCCTGATACTAAACAAATTGGAAAATTAGATGTAATAACTAATGAACATAATTTCAATACAGTTTATAAAGCTTTTGAAAAAAGAAAATTAGATTCATATATCAAAACTTCAAGATTTACTTTAGTAATTGGACCAAACAAGCAAGCTACTTATACTTTTAATCCTCAAACTCAAGAAAATGTAACTAATGTTCAAGTAACTAAAGTAGAACAATATCAAGATAAGCATGCTATTAAAATTGAATTAAGTCAAAAAGTAGATGATCTAAAAAAAGGTAACTTTAATATTAAAAATGCTCTTATTAAAGAGGTAAAACAAGAAAATAATTCTTATATTTTAACTTTAGATCATTTTAGTTCATATAATGAAGTTAAAGTTGAATTAGAATCAATTAAAAGAAAAGATTATAAATTTACATTAACAAGTGATAATACAGTTAAATTTAACATTCAAAGACAAACTCAACCTAATGCTATTATTCAAGTTTTAAGTGATGATTCTATTAAAATTACTAATAATTTAAGCCATCTGGAATACAATTTTAACAACGCTAGTTGAGCTGATGTTCCTGCTAATTCTATAATACCTAAATCAACTATTGGAAAATTATATTTAAGATATAAAGGATCAGATAGTAAACTAAGTTCTGATATTCAAACTATTAGTATATCTAGAAGTCAAATACCAACAAATCATAATATTAAATCAATTAATAAAACTTTAGTTGGTGTAAATTACACAATGCAATATAGATTAAAAGATAGTAATACTAATTGAACTAATATAACTGCAAATAAAGTTAAGAATTTAGGTTCAGGAACTTATCAAGTTAGAATTAAACCATCTAAACATTCATTAGCTTCTGAAATAGTAGAAATAAGTGTTAACTAA
- a CDS encoding SNF2-related protein, translating into MKIFNQLFDWQKELVINNKNRNQLGLFLDMGSGKTILSLAFCEINQVDAIIVIASRSKTLETTKQNASFINYLQNFLNFKTYLKTDLKTTSFNKNQKEAIIINYHSFLLNINKENFFNYLTEFIKVHQNQKIAIIIDESQTIKNSRALISINIKKFVDLVKKQALKTYLYLLSGTPQTTGAIDMFNQLKFLGLNMSKYNFENEFCIITKFNNAYRKVYKISGYKNIKKLEQLINKFALTTKNIPPIYLPKQQYIGTKLPISIEFEIFTNKKVSEYDLYMFCNKNNIKSNYKPNSLHFINNPYYKNLSYPDDKWKVSDDGSFWLRTRQISIGFQGNSKDYHWFDYSRLNKLEQLLTNKIDNYIIFYNYDPEFDEIYKICKKLDYKIDIWNGNKKDITNYLEYLNLDETKKTTSKKRVIISNYFSGATGNNWQEYEKTILFSLAVYGYHEQALKRNHRIGAKNTITYYLFLQNNYLDNSMWESIKKRQNYNKQIFKKDTKEFDKLKYKNMHFDF; encoded by the coding sequence ATGAAAATTTTTAATCAATTATTTGACTGACAAAAAGAACTAGTTATTAATAATAAAAATAGAAATCAACTTGGGCTGTTTTTAGATATGGGTAGTGGAAAAACAATTTTAAGTTTAGCTTTTTGTGAAATTAATCAAGTTGATGCAATTATTGTTATTGCAAGTAGAAGTAAAACTTTAGAAACAACAAAACAAAATGCTAGTTTTATAAATTATTTACAAAATTTCTTAAACTTTAAAACCTATTTAAAAACAGATCTAAAAACTACTAGTTTTAATAAAAACCAAAAAGAAGCTATTATTATTAACTATCATTCTTTTTTACTAAACATTAATAAAGAAAACTTTTTTAATTATTTAACAGAGTTTATAAAAGTACATCAAAACCAAAAAATAGCAATTATTATTGATGAAAGTCAAACTATTAAAAACTCAAGAGCTTTAATTTCAATAAATATTAAAAAGTTTGTTGATTTAGTTAAAAAACAAGCTTTAAAAACATATTTATATTTATTAAGTGGAACTCCTCAAACAACAGGAGCTATTGATATGTTTAATCAATTAAAGTTCTTAGGTTTAAATATGAGTAAGTATAATTTTGAAAATGAGTTTTGTATTATAACTAAATTTAATAATGCTTATAGAAAAGTTTATAAAATTAGTGGTTATAAAAACATTAAAAAACTAGAACAATTAATTAATAAGTTTGCTTTAACTACTAAAAATATTCCACCAATTTATTTACCAAAACAACAATATATTGGAACTAAACTACCAATTAGTATTGAATTTGAAATTTTTACAAATAAAAAAGTTAGTGAGTATGATTTGTACATGTTTTGTAATAAAAACAATATTAAATCTAATTACAAACCAAATTCATTACATTTTATTAATAATCCATATTATAAAAATTTAAGTTATCCTGATGATAAATGAAAAGTTAGTGATGATGGTTCATTTTGATTAAGAACTAGACAGATTTCAATTGGTTTTCAAGGAAATAGTAAAGATTATCATTGATTTGATTATTCTAGATTAAATAAATTAGAACAACTTTTAACTAATAAAATTGATAACTATATTATTTTTTATAACTATGATCCTGAGTTTGATGAAATTTATAAAATATGTAAAAAACTAGATTATAAAATTGATATTTGAAATGGTAATAAAAAAGATATTACTAATTATTTAGAATATTTGAATTTAGATGAAACTAAAAAAACTACTAGTAAAAAACGTGTGATTATTTCTAATTATTTTTCAGGAGCAACTGGAAATAATTGACAAGAATATGAAAAAACAATTTTGTTTTCACTAGCAGTTTATGGTTATCATGAACAAGCTTTAAAAAGAAATCATCGAATTGGAGCAAAAAACACAATTACTTATTATTTATTTTTACAAAATAATTATTTAGATAATTCAATGTGAGAATCTATTAAAAAACGTCAAAATTATAATAAACAAATCTTTAAAAAAGATACTAAAGAATTTGATAAATTAAAATATAAAAATATGCATTTTGATTTTTAA
- a CDS encoding YneF family protein has translation MLLTTTFSSGALAGMLIGVIIGAIVIGLILGFVITRHMVKKQLKENPPITEKQIRAMYMSMGRKPSEADIKKTMNAIKRAK, from the coding sequence ATGTTATTAACAACAACTTTTTCATCAGGAGCATTAGCTGGAATGCTAATTGGAGTAATTATTGGAGCTATTGTTATAGGTTTAATTTTAGGATTTGTAATTACTAGACATATGGTAAAAAAACAACTAAAAGAAAACCCACCAATTACTGAAAAACAAATTAGAGCTATGTATATGAGTATGGGAAGAAAACCATCTGAAGCTGATATTAAAAAAACTATGAATGCTATTAAAAGAGCAAAATAA
- the tkt gene encoding transketolase — MKNKKNDNLNALRMLGVSAINKAKSGHPGIVLGAAGIVYVLFNKIMNFNPKNPEWFNRDRFILSAGHGSALLYSALHLSGYDLSIDDLKQFRQWESKTPGHPEKTLTSGVEVTTGPLGQGVGMGVGMAVAEAHLASVYNKDDFDLINHYTYVLCGDGDLQEGISQEAISFAGKHKLNKLILIHDSNDVQLDSNVIDVQIEDMHKRFKACNWNTIKVSDGENLSSIYNAIKKAQLSDKPTYIEVKTIIGLGSTKQGTKDVHGAPLNDDISKVKQYFEWEYDDFIIPNSVYKHWSINVKKGQLEEEKWNQLKANYSLKYPELSTYLDNAINKKITFDFNSLLENIPVNDEATRLSSGKIFEQIALKEKMLIGGSADLSSSTRIKGADNQFTSLNKTGRNIMYGVREFGMGAINNGIAAHKGLIPVASGFFVFADYLKPAMRLASIMQLQQLYVFTHDSIAVGEDGPTHQPIEQLSMLRTIPNHVVLRPADFSETIACYKIALTKLNKTPTSIILTRQNVKQLAHKDVFSDVEHGAYIISDQTDAMITLIASGSEVGLAIDVQNELLNHNIKSKVVSMVSTNLFDKQSKEYQDQIIDKSTKRIAIEMGATAIWYKYVGDNGLVFGIDRFGESAPANSVIKEFGFTKENITKKILEYLNK; from the coding sequence ATGAAAAATAAAAAAAATGATAATTTAAATGCATTACGTATGTTAGGTGTAAGTGCAATTAATAAAGCAAAATCTGGTCATCCTGGAATTGTTTTAGGAGCTGCTGGAATAGTTTATGTTTTATTTAATAAAATTATGAATTTTAATCCTAAAAACCCAGAATGATTTAATAGAGATAGATTTATATTATCTGCAGGTCATGGTAGTGCTTTATTATATTCAGCTTTACATTTATCTGGATATGATTTATCTATTGATGATTTAAAACAATTTAGACAATGAGAAAGTAAAACTCCAGGTCATCCTGAAAAAACTTTAACTAGTGGAGTTGAAGTAACAACAGGACCACTAGGTCAAGGTGTTGGAATGGGAGTTGGAATGGCAGTTGCTGAAGCTCATTTAGCAAGTGTTTATAATAAAGATGATTTTGATTTAATTAATCACTATACTTATGTTTTATGTGGTGATGGTGATTTACAAGAAGGAATTAGTCAAGAAGCTATTTCATTTGCTGGAAAACACAAATTAAATAAACTAATCTTAATTCATGATTCAAATGATGTGCAATTAGATTCCAATGTAATTGATGTACAAATTGAAGATATGCATAAACGTTTTAAAGCATGTAATTGAAATACTATTAAAGTTAGTGATGGAGAAAATTTATCTTCTATTTATAATGCTATTAAAAAAGCTCAACTTTCAGATAAACCTACATATATTGAAGTTAAAACAATAATTGGATTAGGATCAACAAAACAAGGAACAAAAGATGTTCACGGTGCTCCTTTAAATGATGATATTAGTAAAGTTAAACAATACTTTGAATGAGAATATGATGATTTTATAATTCCAAATTCAGTTTATAAACATTGATCAATTAATGTTAAAAAAGGTCAATTAGAAGAAGAAAAATGAAATCAATTAAAAGCTAATTATAGTTTAAAATATCCTGAATTAAGTACTTATTTAGATAATGCAATTAATAAAAAGATTACTTTTGATTTTAATAGTTTATTAGAAAACATACCAGTTAATGATGAAGCAACAAGACTAAGTTCAGGAAAGATTTTTGAACAAATTGCTTTAAAAGAAAAAATGTTAATTGGTGGTAGTGCTGATTTATCAAGTTCAACAAGAATTAAAGGTGCTGATAATCAATTTACTAGTTTAAATAAAACTGGTAGAAATATTATGTATGGAGTTAGAGAATTTGGAATGGGTGCAATTAATAATGGGATTGCTGCTCATAAAGGTTTAATTCCAGTTGCTAGTGGATTTTTTGTTTTTGCAGATTATTTAAAACCTGCAATGAGATTAGCTTCAATTATGCAACTTCAACAATTATATGTTTTTACTCATGATTCAATTGCAGTTGGTGAAGATGGACCAACTCATCAACCAATAGAACAACTTTCAATGTTAAGAACTATTCCAAATCATGTTGTATTAAGACCAGCTGATTTTAGTGAAACTATTGCTTGTTATAAAATAGCTTTAACTAAGTTAAATAAAACTCCAACTTCAATTATTTTAACTAGACAAAATGTTAAACAATTAGCTCATAAAGATGTATTTAGTGATGTTGAACATGGAGCTTATATTATAAGTGATCAAACTGATGCAATGATTACCTTAATAGCTAGTGGTAGTGAAGTTGGATTAGCAATTGATGTTCAAAATGAATTATTAAATCATAATATTAAATCAAAAGTAGTTTCAATGGTATCAACTAATTTATTTGATAAACAATCAAAAGAATATCAAGATCAAATTATAGATAAATCAACAAAAAGAATTGCTATTGAAATGGGAGCAACTGCAATTTGGTATAAATATGTTGGTGATAATGGATTAGTATTTGGAATTGATCGTTTTGGTGAATCAGCTCCAGCTAATAGTGTTATTAAAGAATTTGGATTTACAAAAGAAAATATTACAAAAAAAATATTAGAATATTTAAATAAATAG
- a CDS encoding folate family ECF transporter S component, with the protein MLFFLTNGAAICVIILLFAIAYVMDPKFIKTITTIKITMMAMQVALIVLLTNVIGYSGVFGARLMFGNFILFLSGMLFGPMGGALVGAISYTAGLVMPNIFIHFSFMAVYMLYAMLGSLVFIKKQKSRVTYTISVVVLLFIASFTLTFISHPIAVLSIGKSPYVYATLIKKLIVFPIDAAIEPILIISTFEVSVLILKRVPNSWNNLWCTRFDSLEFLNKQERKSKKDKKEKKSTKVEKLVQETNNTSVISQVSN; encoded by the coding sequence ATGTTGTTCTTTTTAACAAATGGTGCTGCTATTTGTGTAATCATTTTATTATTTGCTATAGCCTATGTAATGGATCCAAAATTTATAAAAACTATTACAACTATTAAAATAACAATGATGGCAATGCAAGTGGCGTTAATTGTTTTATTAACAAATGTTATTGGTTATAGTGGTGTGTTTGGCGCACGTTTAATGTTTGGTAACTTTATTTTATTTTTATCTGGTATGTTATTTGGTCCTATGGGTGGAGCATTAGTTGGAGCTATAAGTTATACAGCTGGACTAGTAATGCCTAATATTTTTATCCACTTTTCATTTATGGCTGTTTATATGTTATATGCAATGTTAGGATCACTAGTATTTATTAAAAAACAAAAATCAAGAGTAACATATACAATATCTGTAGTTGTTTTACTATTTATTGCAAGCTTTACACTAACATTTATTTCTCACCCAATTGCAGTATTATCTATTGGTAAAAGTCCTTATGTTTATGCAACTTTAATTAAAAAACTAATTGTCTTTCCAATTGATGCAGCTATTGAACCAATTTTAATTATTTCAACTTTTGAAGTTTCAGTTTTAATTTTAAAAAGAGTTCCAAATAGTTGAAACAATTTATGATGTACTAGATTTGATAGTTTAGAATTTTTAAATAAACAAGAACGAAAATCTAAAAAAGATAAAAAAGAAAAAAAATCTACAAAAGTAGAAAAATTAGTTCAAGAAACTAATAATACTAGTGTTATTAGTCAAGTTTCAAATTAG
- the trmFO gene encoding methylenetetrahydrofolate--tRNA-(uracil(54)-C(5))-methyltransferase (FADH(2)-oxidizing) TrmFO, protein MKTIRIIGAGLSGCEAAYYLLKKGYFVELYEVKTLKKNPIQHYDDFCELAYSDSFRSTDLKTSVGVLKKELELLDSLIIKAAKHTSLNNNNELVVNRIKFSKYITNYLKTFKNLKIIEQEYLNIDLNIPTIIAVGPISTPSFLNKLETLINKENLKLFDKVEPTILKQSINMDICYSLNNNLDYLYIDLNKEQFEKFYNALINAKVFISPLKNEIDLLEQNNYFSIESLAKNKQEFINNFKPINKNAYITIKLKKDSVIDHLYTINNFSTSLMWLEQQKVFSLIPGLENLKIMRYGVMHKNNYINTKKLLNLGVQLKGYENIFFAGQIIGVDGYVESVSSGLISAINLDRYLNNKKMILPNKNTTIGSLYNYLLNVYDDFSPMRVNWALVDMINNCDLSDQSKKFYKNRAIKLIKQYIKKINN, encoded by the coding sequence ATGAAAACAATTAGAATTATAGGAGCAGGATTATCAGGGTGTGAAGCTGCTTATTATTTATTAAAAAAAGGTTATTTTGTTGAATTATATGAAGTTAAAACTCTTAAAAAAAATCCAATTCAACATTATGATGATTTTTGTGAATTAGCCTATTCAGATTCTTTTAGATCAACTGATTTAAAAACTTCAGTTGGTGTTTTAAAAAAAGAACTAGAGCTTTTAGATTCACTAATAATTAAAGCTGCAAAACATACTAGTTTAAATAATAATAATGAACTAGTTGTAAATAGAATAAAGTTTTCAAAATATATAACTAATTATTTAAAAACATTTAAGAATTTAAAAATTATAGAACAAGAATATTTAAATATAGATTTAAATATTCCAACAATTATTGCAGTTGGTCCTATTTCAACACCAAGTTTTTTAAACAAACTAGAAACTTTAATTAATAAAGAAAATTTAAAATTATTTGATAAAGTAGAACCAACTATTTTAAAACAATCAATTAATATGGATATTTGTTATAGTTTAAATAATAATTTAGATTATTTATATATTGATTTAAATAAAGAACAGTTTGAAAAGTTTTATAATGCTTTAATTAATGCAAAAGTTTTTATTTCACCATTAAAAAATGAAATAGATTTATTAGAACAAAATAATTATTTTAGTATAGAAAGTTTAGCTAAAAATAAACAAGAATTTATAAATAACTTTAAACCAATAAACAAAAATGCCTATATTACTATTAAATTAAAAAAAGATAGTGTTATTGATCATTTATATACAATAAATAATTTTTCTACTAGTTTAATGTGATTAGAACAACAAAAAGTTTTTAGCTTAATTCCAGGATTAGAGAATTTAAAAATAATGAGATATGGAGTTATGCATAAAAATAATTATATTAATACTAAAAAATTATTAAATTTAGGTGTGCAGTTAAAAGGCTATGAAAATATCTTTTTTGCAGGTCAAATTATTGGAGTTGATGGGTATGTTGAATCAGTTAGTTCAGGATTAATTAGTGCAATTAATTTAGATCGTTATTTAAATAATAAAAAAATGATATTACCTAATAAAAACACAACAATTGGTAGTTTGTATAATTACTTATTAAATGTTTATGATGATTTTAGTCCAATGAGAGTTAATTGAGCTTTAGTTGATATGATTAATAATTGTGATTTATCAGATCAAAGTAAAAAGTTTTATAAAAATAGAGCAATTAAGCTAATAAAACAATATATTAAAAAAATTAATAATTAA
- a CDS encoding DNA recombination protein RmuC: MDLTIILIILISILIIICISILFYLIKNKNKVQDSNLKDNLEYNKETINQKIESENKVINTNLDNLKEKVNEQKTDLKQSLDKLEQNISKFNEITKNIEQIDKKVDSSSNNIKELSLIFKNSKTRGNLGEYTLESILTNVLGQQTKNGIWQTQYKYKNSNVIVDAIINTQINDKKIAIDAKFPLSKTDILVSQDSSSFEYKQAEIEFKSSIKTMIKDLNNKYISSEENISSVIMFIPSEIVFELIWSKFSDLFNEAVKNKIWICSPTTLPAVLFSQQISIRDYKISKNITEIQRLIKVITDDVKRLLERNENILASYEKYKSETERLFKEFQISASKIDKNYSKLESINMNDNQE, from the coding sequence ATGGATCTAACTATTATTCTAATAATTTTAATCTCAATATTAATTATTATTTGTATTAGTATTTTATTTTATTTAATTAAAAATAAAAACAAAGTTCAAGATAGCAATTTAAAAGATAATCTTGAATATAATAAAGAAACTATAAATCAAAAAATTGAATCAGAAAATAAAGTTATTAATACTAATTTAGATAATCTAAAAGAAAAAGTTAATGAACAAAAAACTGATTTAAAACAATCACTAGATAAACTAGAACAAAACATTTCAAAGTTTAATGAAATTACTAAAAACATAGAACAAATCGATAAAAAAGTGGATAGTTCATCAAATAATATTAAAGAATTGTCTTTAATTTTTAAAAACAGTAAAACTAGAGGAAATCTAGGTGAATATACTTTAGAATCAATTTTAACTAATGTTTTAGGACAACAAACTAAAAACGGAATCTGACAAACTCAATATAAATACAAAAACTCAAATGTAATTGTTGATGCAATTATTAATACTCAAATTAATGATAAAAAAATCGCAATTGATGCTAAATTCCCTTTATCAAAAACTGATATTTTAGTCTCACAAGATTCTAGTTCTTTTGAATATAAACAAGCTGAAATAGAGTTTAAAAGTTCTATAAAAACTATGATTAAAGATTTAAATAATAAATATATTTCAAGTGAAGAAAATATTTCAAGTGTGATTATGTTCATTCCTTCTGAAATTGTTTTTGAATTAATTTGATCTAAATTTAGTGATTTATTTAATGAAGCAGTTAAAAATAAAATTTGAATTTGTTCTCCAACTACTCTACCAGCTGTTTTATTTTCTCAACAAATTAGTATAAGAGATTATAAAATTAGTAAAAACATTACTGAAATTCAAAGACTAATTAAAGTAATTACTGATGATGTTAAAAGATTATTAGAAAGAAATGAAAACATACTTGCTAGTTATGAAAAATATAAATCAGAAACTGAAAGACTGTTTAAAGAATTTCAAATTTCAGCAAGTAAAATTGATAAAAACTATTCTAAATTAGAATCAATTAATATGAATGATAATCAAGAATAA